One Phaseolus vulgaris cultivar G19833 chromosome 4, P. vulgaris v2.0, whole genome shotgun sequence DNA window includes the following coding sequences:
- the LOC137838216 gene encoding uncharacterized protein, producing the protein MSKNISSLLLDSYHKGYIKVYTTFGQEKNCKTIRIWYLVIDANTSYNILFARRSINQLMEIVSIPHLTMKFPSPMGDILTVHVDQKGARECYAESLRLEPLRNDVSPKRKSSWKDRASREAQPMLVEPIVALVDLDPRATEDRLEAREEMRRVPLLDEERNTAVGTAMVAVEVMHVVLKKNIDLFAWTPSEMPGVSLYIITHRLSVFKEARSITQKKRDYCDEKRLVAKVEVEKLLSVRFICEALYTTWLANVVMVTKSNGNWRMCVDYRNHNSACPKDSYPLPNIDHLVDGVVDHKILSFLDAYSGYNQISMHPKEKEKTVFMTTDANYYYEVTPFSLKNGGATY; encoded by the coding sequence atgtcaaagaatatctcttctttgctattagATTCATATCACAAGGGCTACATCAAGGTCTACACCACCTTCGGTCAAGAGAAAAACTGCAAGACGATAAGGATCTGGTATCTGGTCATTGATGCCAATACCTCTTACAACATTCTATTCGCACGACGGTCCATTAACCAGCTAATGGAAATCGTATCGATACCTCACCTAACAATGAAGTTCCCTTCACCAATGGGGGATATTCTTACGGTTCATGTCGACCAGAAAGGGGCAAGAGAGTGCTACGCCGAAAGCCTCAGATTGGAACCTTTGAGGAACGATGTCTCTCCCAAGAGAAAATCCTCTTGGAAGGACCGTGCATCCCGGGAAGCCCAACCGATGTTAGTAGAGCCAATTGTTGCGTTGGTAGACCTGGACCCACGGGCGACTGAAGATAGGCTGGAGGCCAGAGAAGAAATGAGACGAGTACCTCTTCTGGACGAGGAACGCAATACTGCTGTTGGAACGGCCATGGTAGCAGTCGAGGTAATGCATGTCGTGCTAAAGAAGAATATAGATCTATTTGCGTGGACACCGTCTGAGATGCCAGGCGTAAGCCTGTACATCATTACTCACAGGCTGTCAGTGTTTAAGGAAGCACGGTCGATCACCCAGAAGAAGAGGGATTACTGCGATGAGAAGCGCCTAGTAGCAAAAGTAGAAGTCGAGAAGCTTCTATCAGTCAGGTTCATATGTGAAGCCCTGTACACCAcctggctggccaatgtcgtcatGGTCACCAAGTCGAACGGTAACTGGAGGATGTGTGTCGACTACAGAAACCACAATAGCGCCTGTCCGAAAGACTCTTACCCTTTACCGAACATCGACCATCTGGTAGATGGGGTGGTCGACCACAAAAtcctgagcttcctggatgcttaTTCTGGCTATAACCAGATAAGTATGCACCCCAAGGAGAAAGAGAAGACGGTCTTCATGACGAC